One Bemisia tabaci chromosome 4, PGI_BMITA_v3 genomic window, GGTCACATATTCATCTTTTGTTTCATCCAGCAAATCAAATGAGCGATTGTTGGAGCAGTAGTTTTCTTGAATGTGCCGGATTCCTGATGATATCTTATTAGGATTGTCGGAAGATTCAACGCTTGTTGTCTTTTTTAGTGGCCGCATCACTAGGTTAAGACAACTGCTTCCTGATGTAGACTCTACGTAACTTTGCGATATTTGTGTGGACCCACTCAATTCACTTGATTTGTTATTTGTTCGCGAGAATTTGAAACCGTCTCTGAGATACACCTCAGAGGGGCCAACTTTTTTGCTCACAGCAGGATGTTCATTCAGAGGAGGTTTCTGGAGGCAGTTGTACTCAGagtcaatcaattttttagcaattttcttCATAAGAAGCTGCTTCCTTCGCGAGTCGAAGGTTGTTGAATTGTGTATGAAGTTTTTCAGTAAATTAACTCCACGATCCAGTTCAAGCTGGAATAAATTCATGCTAGATGGGTTCCACAGTTCATCTCTGCTGCTTTCAgagaagtcaattttttcagagactGAACTACTGCTTTCTGTTTTCTTCTGTGCCTGAAAACACTCAGACGAATTTCGCTCGTACATATCTCCAGGCAAGTACTCAAAACTTTTAGCTTTTTCAGCAGACGTCGTTGACTCTTTGGCATTAAAGTCTGCATTCCAAGAATCGTTTGTTTGTACACTCGCAATACTTTCTAAGGTGCTACAGTTCCCATGCGTAGAGCCAGACCCTTTCTTTCTATGACCTTGTGAGCTGTCACCTCtgtttttatgattatttttactACTATTAAAGTTATTACTAATTTCATTTACGCACTGCTGGAGCTCGTCAAGAATGCTCTGTTGAATGGATGTATGAAAGGCTATTTGAGAATTTTGAGTGGTTGCTTTCTGGACATCAGGGGGATTTTCATTCTGAGGGGTTTTGGGTAAGGAGTTGATATGAGAAATTTTGCTGCTTGATTGATGCAATTTTTTAGAGGGACTTAATATTTTACGCGGTGATTTAAACTGTTTCCCTTTGGTTTCTGATTTCTCCGAGATCAAACTTGATGTGGCAAAAAATTTTCTGGATTTCTTTTTTGACCTATCTATAACCGTTGATATTGACGACGAAGAagctgaattttgaaaatgtctttTTAAAGGTTTTAGAAAACGTAGATCTACTGATTGAGTTGCTTGGAGCAAGTTTGAACAgctagcacttttcttcaacaCCAAAGGATGCTCTAACTGTGCATCATTAGCAATGATTTTATTAGAGCTGTTCTGAGATGTACTCTCCTCTTTGGCACTTGAAGCTTTACTTGAGGCTTGAGGCTTTGGAGGTTCAACTTGggcgtaattttcttttttgtcgaCTGCTGCATCCTCAATCTTAGGACAATTTCCCTCAGGGCGCGATTCTGTACCATCCATTCCAGGGTTGGGAGTTGAAGGAGAAGGCACCTTGTCACATGGCGGATTCTTGTCCTCCAAACATAAATTGCTAAACTGTGGCTCAATTTGCTTCATTTGATTATTACCGGATTCAACTGGTGAGTTTATCTTGGATACTACGTGGGTGCTTGAGGAAATGATAGGAGAGACACCTTGGAAGTAGAATGGCTTTGAAGTCGAAATTGGTGACATCATATTGCTGCTAATCGTGGTTGATTCTGCGGCTGGGGTGccaattaatttttctattgtaGGATTGATAATTTTAACTGGTTTTGATGCGGTTTCAGTGGTTCCCTCTGGATCAGAACGCGGAAGTAATATGGCAGATCCTTGCGCAAGAGCAATCCTTTCAATGGTACTGAGCCCTGTTTCAACCCCTAGAACAGGAATTACAAGATAATTCAGATCAAGTCAGAAGAAATAGAATAGTATGCTTTTATTGCAGACAGAGTGGTTTTGAGGAAAAGGCGGATTCATGAGAGATTTCTCTGTTTTGAGATGAGACTATGGATGAGATTGGGTTTttgacggtttttttttttcttatttttttctcttttgttttctcagctaaaattaataaaatggaaaaaaaggaaaaaagatgaatttttcatgcacttcagaaaaataaaatttaaaaaaaaaatcaagcaataGTTTCATTTCCATACATTGCATTGACAATAAAAGTACCGAATCAAGTATGTATCTTGTTTGGGATGttaaaaaatctctgctccaatttcattttttagaggcgaacaaatcaacatcatttctatgggctttttcagaatttgcttcgtcCAGAGAGGAACAATCAAAGAAGCAAAAAAGCTTCGAGTCTCTATGAATAAGGTGCAGCCAGTTTACTTAGTTCAATTTCGTGCGAGTGGGCAACacaaaattgcattttctacACTTTCAGATCCACAGGAACAGCAGATTAAAAGTTTGAATAACTTTGCCATAAAAACAGGTTGCATTCGCctgaaagttttaaaacttaTTAACACCTCTTGGATTTGATATTTCTAGGTACCACTTGTACCAAATCCTCCATACAGTGGTACCAGTGTCTCCATTTTGAGTTTGTAGAGACAAGTGTCCCATTCCCCATGgccagtcacttttttttacctactAGAAACCATGAACtggtccaattttttaaaatgattgatcAGTATCACATAAAATCCTTGATTTGAAAATGACGCTCTCAAAAAGAGATTTAAATGCGTAAGTCTCACTAATGATGAAACGTTTATaacttacagaaaaaaatctaaataaataaaataaattaaaagagtGAGTAGACGATACCTAAAGCTACATATCCAACATCTGCTCCACTATCCCACTCTAAAGGACGAGAGGTAAGGCTTGAAATTGAGGCAGGAGATGGGATGCGATTACCATCCTGTGGTGACAAGGTGATATCAACTGGCAAATCACATTTCATGGGGGTGAAATATGCTGAGGGTGCAGAGTCAAACTTTAGCTCTAGGCCATCTCTTGGATTTCTGGAGATTTTGAACGAAGTAGAAGGATACGGTGTCTCCTTGGCACGGCTGTTTGGAGCAGGAGAAATTTTGATTATGTCTTCAGGTGAGGTGTCATCGCTAGATTTGACGGATGTGCTGCGGTCTTCACTAGACGAAGACGAGGTGCCAGTTGTTGGAGGTCGGGCGAACTGGCTTGGTGAATAATTGGTGGGTGTGCGTGCATCGCGACTGGTTTCCTTTTTGGCGGACAATCTTTTTTTATTCTGTTCCATTCTTGAAATCTATTAACACAAAGCCAGAGAGAGAGCATTTGGTTACTTTTATAAAAAAGACAAGCATGCAATGATAATCATAATTTTCAGTTCAGGGATCATGGTGGCTTTTTGTGGCTAAACTCAAGGAGATTTCAATGAGTTTTATTCAGCAAAGTTAAGGAATTTCAAGGatctgttttcttttctttttttgtctgtAAATACCCTCAAGGATGTTATTTCACACTTACAGTTACTGTCCTGACTCCCTCAGTTCttggttaaggtgattcgatggacgccacatTCAGTGTCAAAACAACAAgcgatatatcacatcgattggctctatttttcagctactcatctattttcttgaattttgagaacgtaattctgttgtcaggagactaaagaatgcACTTACCCATtatgacaaagaaattcaacgtaatatacCTAGGCGTGGTTCTTTTAAAGGGAAGATATTGCATtggagtgcagtttcgatataaATATcaattgcgatatttttcccctaaagaaaccatgcctttattaggttgaatttgtttgtcaaaattggtaagtgaattctacaacagaattgcgatcccataatttaaaaaaaatgacaagtagctgagaaAAGAGAACTAGTCGATGCAatacatcgcatgtcgttctgaaaCAAAATATACTGTCCATCGAATTACCTTAAACCAGCCCCAGGCTatattgtttgagaccatcaaacttggGCCACCTAGCCTGGAATCAAACCTGGTACATCCCAATCtcatggcctggttacacgatcaaatttccgtcaaattctgattaaaatgatgaccaagatggcggtcgatagttatctagattgatgagtaaaattaattgaagcagcgtgttgattgaaataagcacggttgtgtggaaaacAGATggaggatgagccccacagctccatcatctatcATCAAATTTTCGCAGGCcacagaaatttgatggtagatggtgcgcaccagtcactaTTTGATCAGAAGTTTATGGAAATTTAAGCGTGTAACCAGCGCAATAGAGCAAGCACTATAACCACTACATTGCAGGAGGCAAACccatcttttcaaaaaaaaaaataaataaacctgttGAAACACTCTCTCACTTGTTTCAAGTATTACCTGGTAGTCCTGAGAATAAGTGCTGACCACTCAAAAAGCTTTGGCTCATAATGTAACAGCacattgacggtgtaagtcggcaatcacataactcgatttgcaacgtcgcagacttcctgtcatatacgttattttttagacggaaaattactcaacggcaattctttaaaacttccgtgatttttcttctctgtgcgaagaaaattctgcagaaacttcaaggaatgatgtcaatttgttctcttttaaaaaattaacatagaggcggagattttcagacaccgcaaacgagttatgtgattgccgacttacaccgtcgacatggaggtactgaaataaGCATGCATAGTATGAAGGTTCCCCTCATCATTTTATTAACATTGTATGATAATCTTTCCCTGATGTttaagttggcagttgtttcCTTACTTTTGACTGTCCTGCACAGTTCAGTTTTAGCTGTCTCACCTCGGATTGAGGAATTGGTTTTCAGTATCTGCGCACAATGATAATATGTCATCATTGATTCAGTAGGACGATCCTTGGTTTCTGAGTACTGGACAGCAGCAGCGCAATTGCATGCAAACAGAAAGTACGCAACTGCCAGCTGATCTGACCAAGTTTTCATGCTGAAATTCTGGAATAGTTGGAGCATATCTTCAGAGTTTcctattgaaatttaattacaTACGTACAATCAGGGCAATTTTCATACTTATGTCAATATCAAGTCAAATCTGACAATTGGTTGTAGGCTGATGCGAAACTCCATTAACTCCTCAGCCACAGTGATATAGTGTTAATATAATCTAGCGAGAAACATACTTCCCGTTGAATGTATAAGTTTTATTTAAATCTATAGAAAGTTATTGCAAGATTTGATGTTTGAATGGTAAATCTGTGGGGGGTGCTCAAGGGATTTGAAGGCATTGCTTGGGCATGATTACTTACCACCGATCGTCTCTTGCAGTCTTGATAACGAGAGATTCAACAGAAACTAATGTCATACTagaattttgcgtgaaatttaggagaatttacaaaaatttggGCATAGATAATTTTTAATTGTACGTTCTAACGGATGAAAAGGTAAACAAAGATGTCAACAACAGATAACTGATAAGTAGAGATTGAAGGTTACCAAGTTACGTCATTTTGGCGGGAGATTTTAAAATTGCGGGCTTTTTCCCCAACGAGCGCTCGGGCTCGGATCGCACTCTGCTCGTGACACGTTGTAAAGTACAATTATTAATAAATATTCATTACGCGCTTTCAATTTTAGGGCTTCCGCtgttgaaaaatcaaataaaatctgAGCAGAGCGGTGTGTTTTTCGATAACACATTGATAAAAGATAAAACACTGCAACTCTCACAGTGTGGGCAACTTAATTTGTTTTACTGCTTACATGTCAGAGCAGTTGTCAATAGGTGATGTCAAATTATTTTCAGCCTTCAGCTCTCTCTCTAATatatatcgacagtgtaagtccgcaaccacttgtcttggtttgcgacgttgcgaaCTTCCTGTCGTACTCAATTATTTAAgtgggaaactactcaacggcaattcttaacaGCTGACCGCGATTTTTCTCTTGGTGCGAAGAATATTAATGTCGAATAATGccgatttgttttccttcaaaaaaataaaataggagcggagattttcaaacaacgCAAACGAAATATGTGGTTGCGGGCTTATACCGTCGATATActtcagcagggccggattttaattagggggtggccacatgggccgcggcacatggcggcaaatttgggggcggaaaattttgcaatttttttaaatgtaggtaagtatgaaaaaaaaatcggattcagaaaaaaattacaaacaagaaaaggcgacaaaatctctcatttcctgagagtatgttgtctttcggtgatacaagagacagcacctttaatctctcaaacacgcaatttgactaggagcggagcggcgcagagagcaatgatgacaaggcctagagatgaaaaggagagaccCTCGGTTCGGCGGTTGGcatataacacatattagcgcctacaggattgcatgaatacttcacacattgcgtcaaatacgGTGCGGtcaacgtgaaacgcatagcgcctacaaggcagcatgaatacttcacgcattgcgtcaaacacaatgcggtcagcagcggtcggcgtgaaacgcatagcgcctacaaggcagcatgaatacctcacgcattgcgccaaacacaatgcggtcagcgcggcacggcggcggaagttaaaaatgaaaccacacttatgtttgttctctcataattttttcgtgcatttcttataaatggaaggcctttaccacacagagataggtttacggaacttaagtttcgcgcaaagtttcttgaacttttgctagtagtgttgacagggctttcgcaaaaaatgtgtccgacacgaattaacgcgtcttatgcacgtCCACTTcaaggtttttattgatttttcaaaacgaatgagagaaggcggcaaaatacaggcggcccatgggcgacaagtatgtaaatccggccctgtacttCAGTTCTAATATCTCTGTGATcgaaaatgtttaatttctcTGTCTGTTATTTCATGTAAACTTCACATTCCAGGTCAACGGCGAGATTAAGCAGAAGAAAGAAGTACTTCCTTTAAAACCGAAGaatgttgaaaattcaaatccatCCTTTTCGAGGCAAGTATATGAACAACATACTGATTTTATATAATTGTTGTATTTATAGTTGACTCGCTTCATGACAACAGGACCTTAGCGTCCTATGGGCAAGCAAGAGTAGCAGTTGCTCCAGGCGCCGACTAAACGGGAACACCGAGAAGACGAAAAGAAAAGGCGGGAGGAAcgaaaaagaagagggaaaacgCGAGGAGAGGGGGGAGAAAAGCGGAAAAAGGAATAGGAAAGAAGGATGAAACATCGAAGGAAAAAACAGGAGATGATAATGAGGGGAGAGGGAGGAGAGAGAGTTCATTTTAGAATTCAAAATGAGAAGACTAATGCCGGCATTGTTCTTTATCATTACTGCAATTATGTTTCCTCTTATAgaatgattttattttgcaaggggTAGGGCGCCATCAGGTGTGGAAAGGTGCCCTTGTGTGATAAACGGCGCCTTGAGGTACaaatatgcaaaaaaattctttgCAAAACTTCAAGTAGCTAGGGTGCCAGTAGATATGGACTCCGTATAGGCGTGGCTTATGCTGCGGGCCCCCTAAATCTGTGCACCTCCCTCgcgttttacttttttcccgAATCTAATGAGCGACATCTCACTGgcagcattgcgagtttacgcctcgcgccatcgcgccttcaattttgcagatgcagcacggacatccatcaagcacgaatatagttgtatctctgcgccgtcattaacgaGCGTCAATTCCCTTGCTCTAATTCCATATCGTGTTTGTTTCTACTTGTCTCATTTTTGGTGGTGCtttaagggctacgtgagcagcACAACCGAAGATatgagagacgtattcgggtctgcatttttttatttttctgccgAAACTGCGCGACGCCTCATtgcattggcagcatagagcgaagCAGTGCgatttcacgcctcgcgccattgcgccttcaattttgcagatgcagcacggacatccatcaagcacgaatagttgtatctctgcgccgtcatcaaagcgcgCTTTCTCGTGCTCTACTCCCATATTCTGTGATAAGGTTTGGTGAAAGTTATTTTAAACCGAGAAAAATGACGGCAGCATTGGAAAGCAGTTAACTGCCCAGAGCGTCAATTCAAACAAATTGAgaagagagggagagggagaggcaCAGCCGAAGAAGCCTACATGCGTAGAGAACCGCGGTTGCAGTTCTCAAAAGCTCTGAAAGTTTGAATTCGTACAGATTAGATTTGCTTTGAAATTCCACAAATTTTGGGGGAAGGGATCCCTCCTAGACTCCTCACCTCTTATCGGTGGGTCCTCATTGGTCGGTGGGAAGTTCACGCAATGCACAGCACTCCACGAAACATAAAAGCtacatttt contains:
- the LOC109040307 gene encoding uncharacterized protein; the protein is MEQNKKRLSAKKETSRDARTPTNYSPSQFARPPTTGTSSSSSEDRSTSVKSSDDTSPEDIIKISPAPNSRAKETPYPSTSFKISRNPRDGLELKFDSAPSAYFTPMKCDLPVDITLSPQDGNRIPSPASISSLTSRPLEWDSGADVGYVALGVETGLSTIERIALAQGSAILLPRSDPEGTTETASKPVKIINPTIEKLIGTPAAESTTISSNMMSPISTSKPFYFQGVSPIISSSTHVVSKINSPVESGNNQMKQIEPQFSNLCLEDKNPPCDKVPSPSTPNPGMDGTESRPEGNCPKIEDAAVDKKENYAQVEPPKPQASSKASSAKEESTSQNSSNKIIANDAQLEHPLVLKKSASCSNLLQATQSVDLRFLKPLKRHFQNSASSSSISTVIDRSKKKSRKFFATSSLISEKSETKGKQFKSPRKILSPSKKLHQSSSKISHINSLPKTPQNENPPDVQKATTQNSQIAFHTSIQQSILDELQQCVNEISNNFNSSKNNHKNRGDSSQGHRKKGSGSTHGNCSTLESIASVQTNDSWNADFNAKESTTSAEKAKSFEYLPGDMYERNSSECFQAQKKTESSSSVSEKIDFSESSRDELWNPSSMNLFQLELDRGVNLLKNFIHNSTTFDSRRKQLLMKKIAKKLIDSEYNCLQKPPLNEHPAVSKKVGPSEVYLRDGFKFSRTNNKSSELSGSTQISQSYVESTSGSSCLNLVMRPLKKTTSVESSDNPNKISSGIRHIQENYCSNNRSFDLLDETKDEYVTNEAQHQNHARTGARMKEQENLKVLRDKTGRSSGEYSKSSSSTGNCQQVFYSSEYQWLSNMPSKNKFMRSPKYKKFSRFQNVDKKNDGESRLLNENSDGLPDGRTVNLGRNAYRPFPNSTNDSSTKGSLNCKSSYPQDWRKPTSDSERRYEEKLIFADKKANKKESALLYNYLDAERRNHLLWIQSEINHLSNLKALIEKQEKLKEGFKVLKTIKVDGRGDSQAKLKPVSCLKKSGTSSSAQTSYEGNDKNLKAPRQLEDNFSRSSSDKENKDLQNRTYKSANTTRTRSGGALINQSSKENSDNDLSSKHSHYISATSDVTNDTWAESSNKHYIKNRKKNYSTPPKAKRHSNSRKKPSKPISYTILFDPPKSARTPFHAPTPKIIKNTDNLASKAPEPTLQECLARKHPEIIKRVEFRKNCIAELACLRQLQNERKKQLVLACGSVDRATQVPSKDELPSLKEKRIFSQKKLRQQTEKKYRKCFEVTQKLKEQKTKEEYRTNRLMAETFAKRLQRKTLKGQVDLSNSVMVIES